The DNA region AAACTAAAGCAGATTGCTACCTTAGCACTTAAAAAAATTGGGCTTCCAGTTATTGGAATTGTTTTAGTGGTTTTGGTTCTTATAAGTATCTTGAGTGGTATTATGGGTGCTTTTTCTAATGGTGTTAGTGTTGTTATGGCTACCTCATATCAATCAGATGAATATCAAATACATGACACAGAAAATATCTATAATCACCTAGAGGCTGACTTAGAATATGCCATTGCAAATGTTGAAACAGACCACTCTGGTTATGATGAGTACAGGTACAATATTGGAGCTATCGGACATGATCCACAAGTGTTGATGGCATACTTAACAGCTGTGTATGGTGAATTCACCGCCAGTTCTGTAAGTAATGAGTTAAGCAGGATTTTTGACGAGCAATACATTTATACGCTAACGGCTACTACAGAAGTAAGAACCAGGACAAGATATGCCTCATACACTGACCCGGAAACTGGTGTGCAATCATACGTGAGTTACCAAGAGGAATATGATTGGCATATTCTAAATGTTTCTCTCATAGCGAATGATTTAGAATCAGTATTAACTGCTGTGTTAACACCTGAGGAACTGGAGATGTATGAAGCCATTAAGGAAACAAAAGGAAATTTCACAATACTTCCAAGTCCAATAAGAGGTGAATGGAGAAACTCTGTATCTAGTATGTATGGCTATCGATTAGATCCCTTTGAGGGATATGTAGAGTTTCATACCGGTATTGATATTGCCAAGCCCCTTAGAACTGAACTGGTTGCTGTTACATATGGAACTGTAACAGATGTTGGTTACCAAAGTGGATATGGGAATTACATTGAGATTACACATGAGAATGGTCAATCAGCATTTTATGCCCATTGCTCGGTTGTTAGTGTGAGTATTGGTAATGAAGTTAAGTTAGGTCAAAAAATAGGTGAAATGGGTTCAACCGGTAATTCTACAGGTAGCCACTTACATTTAGAGATTAAGGATGCAGCCGGTAATAGACTGAATCCTTATTTTTATTTATCAGATGAAATTGCAGAAGATCCAAGTTAAAGAAAGAGAGAATAATCATGGAAAAAAGACTAGAAAAGACAATCAAGGAAGAAGCGAAGTTAAAAGCGCAAATGGAAGCATTACAGAAAAAGCTTAAGGATACAGAAGAGAAAAGAGTCAGTTATGAGAAGGAAGAATTACATAAAACCTTTAAGGAAACAGAGATTTCTCTTGAAGAATATAAAATGATCGTTAGAAATGCTGTAGATGATTATAAGGGTAATTCGGATGATGGCGAAAATCTAGGAATGGAGTTTAAGTAGATGAAAAGAATTAGATTAATGATAACGACAGTTTTTTTTATAACTTTATTAATTGTCGGATACGAAAATGTATATGCGGTTGAACCAGTAGTTGAAACAGAAAGTGAAGAAGAGTACGAAGTGATTAGTTCTGTAGATGAGCCTGTTGAGTCAAATTTTACTTCAAAGGATTACCATGTTGAGGGAGAAGATAATCAGAACTACCTTGTTGAAGGTGGTAACGAGAACGCTATTAACTTGCTTGCTACAGAACAAAGTACAGCAGGTGGAACACTTACAGAGAATACAAATATTGAAGGTGAGGAATATGATATGACTCTACCTACAGAGGAAGACTTCGATAATAAAGATCCTCTTGAATTAAGGCAGTTTATAACCTTTGAAACGAAGTCGGGCAAGGAGTTCCATATTATCATCGACCATGGAAAAGATGAAGATAATGTAAGAATGCTAACAGAAGTAAGTGAGCAGGATTTGCTGAACTTGATTGAAGCACAAGCTGATATTGAGATAGAGTTAATTGAAGCAATACCAGAAGCAACAGTTGAGGACGATACCCAAGAAGCAGGTGAGGAAGAAATACCTAAAGATGTTGTCACAGAAGATTCGGTTACAGGAGAACCGACAGAAACTCCAGTAGATTCATCTTTAATCATTATTATTGTTGCTGCCTTGGTAAGTGGTATAGCCGGATGGTATTTCAAAATATTTAAACCTAAGAGAGCTGCTGCTTTTGAAGATGAAGTGGATGAAGCAGATTATCTTGAAGATGATGAAGCCTATGAAGATGATGATTACGAATAGGAGGAGTTTAGATGCTCAAAATAATGTTTAATTCAAAGGAACATGAAGAGTTTTATCTTGAAATGTTAAGTAAGTTTAGGATTGTCCAAGTGTACCATAAAGCATTCTTTTATTGTATGGGAGCTTGCGATGTGACAAGAGATAATATTGATGCACTCTTTGATTTTCAAACGGGTGGAATACGTCCTGATAATTTACATCAAGGATTTCAAACTGGCACAAGTTATAAAGTTACTAGGATGGCATTTAATCTATGGAATGGTTATGTTGAAGAAGGTGAAGAAAAATTAATGTCACCTTCAGAGCTGTTTGCTTGCACATATGGTGATGAGTTTCATCAGGCTATTCAGCTAAGATACCCTGAATACAATCGAGAACAGGAAGTAGATATTGTCAGTGTTGTTGAGAAACTGGCAAGAAAACGGCAAGAAACTTCTGGACAAGTTGACCAGAAGTTTCTTGCCGAATCAAAGGATGGTGAAAGATGAAGTTAGTCATTGCAGAAAAACCAAGCGTTGCCATATCCATTGCCAAAGTGCTTGGTGCAAGAGATAAAAAGCAAGGTTACATAACCGGCAATGGCTATATTGTCAGTTGGTGCGTTGGGCATCTAGTCAGTCTATCTAAGCCAGAGGAATATGATGAACGCTTTGCTAAATGGAATAAATCTGATTTACCAATATTGCCTGATGAGTGGAAGTTATCTGTTAAGGAAGGGACTAAGCAGCAGTATCGTGTTCTTACAAAGCTGATAGCCAGTGATGAAGTAACATCATTGGTTGAAGCTACAGATGCAGGACGTGAAGGTGAATTGATATTCAGGCTTGTCTATGACCATAGTAAATGTTCTAAACCCTATCAACGTTTATGGATTAGTTCCATGGAAGACAGTGCCATTAAAGAAGGTTTCAATCAACTTCAAGACGGTACAACATATGAAAACTTATATCAGTCTGCTATTGCAAGAACAAAAGCAGACTGGCTTGTTGGATTAAATGCAACCAGATTATTTACTACGACCTATCATACCAAGTTAAGTGTGGGACGAGTACAGACGCCTACACTGGCAATGATTGTTGAAAGGGATGAGAAGATCAACAACTTCAAGAAGGAGAAGTTCTATCATGTTGAGCTTGATCTTGGTGATTTTAAACTGAGAAGTGAGAAAATCAAAACCATAGATGAAGCAAAAGTAATTGCTCATTCTTGCCAAGGAAAATCAGTCGTTATTTCTGAATTAACCAAAGAATTAAAGAAGAATAAGCCACCTGCTTTATTCGATTTAACGTCTCTGCAAAGAGAAACTAACCGGATGTTCGGTTATACAGCCAAGCAAACCCTTGATTATACTCAAAGCTTATACGAGAAAAAGTTAGTAACGTATCCAAGGACAGATAGCCGGTTTATTACTGAGGACATGAAAGATTCAGTAGTTAATCTATTGCCTATTGCAGATAATCCTGCTGCATATGACGTTAATAGAATAATCAATAACAAGAAAGTATCCGACCACCATGCAATTATACCGACTAAACAATCACTAAAACTTGAAGAGCTTAAGATTCCTAATAGTGAATTGAATGTATTGAAACTCATACAGACCAAGCTCTTGATAGCAGTATGTTTAGAACATGTATATGAAGCCGTTAATGTCAAAGCTGATGTTGATGGTATGACATTTACAGCAACAACTAAGGTCATCGTTGAAATGGGCTTTAAGAAGATTGAGCAAGATTTCAGAAAAGAGATGGGTCTTAAAGTTGATGAGGATAAAAATAATAATAGTAGATTAACAAAAATCAATGAAGGTGATACATTTAAGATTATCGGTATTGAAAATATTGAAGGGACAACGTCACCACCAAAGCGATTCACAGAAGATACCTTATTATCCGCTATGGAAAGAGCTGGTATTGAAGAACTTGATGATTCATTAGAAACTGAAAAGCAAGGACTCGGTACACCGGCAACAAGAGCTGCTATTATCGAGAAACTAATCTCTACCCTGTATGTTGAACGGAAAAAGAAGAATTTAATTGCTACTAGTAAAGGTGTTGAGCTTATTAGAATTGTACCGGACAAGCTTAAATCGGCACAGATTACAGCACAGTGGGAAAATAAGCTGACAGAGATTTCTGATGGTATACGTTCAGCTGATGACTTTTTAGAAGAGATCAGAAATGAAGTGATTGACTTAGTAGATAATCTTGAAGTACAGGGTAATCCTGATTCTTTTAAGATAGAAAAGGAAGTTATAGGAAAATGCCCAAGATGTGGTACAGACATTTACGAAGGCAATAAGAATTTTTATTGTTCTAACAGGGATTGCAAGTTCAGCATGTGGAAAGAAGATAAGTTCTTTACGAATAAGAAAAAGAAACTGACTAAGTCCATTGCAAAAGCTCTTTTATCTAAAGGGAATACGAAAGTGAACAAACTATACTCTGATAAGAAAGACACCTATTATGATGCCAAGGTTGTCCTAAATGACACTGGTGTGTGGGTGAATTACAAATTGGAGTTTAAATAATTAAAGAAATAAAACAGGGAACAACTTTTGGACAAGTTGACCAGAAGACAAGGACGTGAATAAGATGAATAAAGATAGTAAAGATATGTTTGATATTTATCAAGTGAAACATGGGGCAGCTTTTAGGGATTTTGGTTTTGAAAATTTGGAGAGACTAAAAAGCAGGGATTTAAAAGTTGAGTATTCCAATTATGATTTTATCTATTCAGGAAAGCTACAGGAAGGGATGAACCTGGAGGATATCTATACGAAGTTTAATATAGATAGACCGGATGATTTCAAAGGTCATTCTCTATCGGTTAGTGATGTTGTTGTTCTAGTAAAAGACGGAGAAACAACAGCGCATTTTGTAGATAGTTTTGGGTTTAAAGAAGTACCGGAGTTTGTTAATGAAAGAGAAGCAGCGAGGAAATCAAGAAGTTCTGTATTATCTGCACTCAAAGAGAATAAGCCAAGTTCTGAAAAGACTAAAACAGACAAAACCAAAGAAAAAAGAAACTCAATAGAAGAAAGATAATAAGACAATCGTAACTTCTGGACAAGTTGACCGGAAGTTTTTTTATGCCTAAAAGAAGGAGGATTCAATGGCGAAAACATATGATGCAATCACGCTTCTTCAAGAAAAGGAGCGTGAAATAAGAAAGAATGGTCTTAACTGGATGAGCTTTCTTAAAAGTAGTGCTTATACAAATAAATATCCCTATAATGATCAGATTCTTATATATGCTAACAGACCGGATGCTAAGGCTTGTGGTAGTATGGATTTGTGGAATAACAAGTTCCATAGATGGATTAATAGGGGAGCAAAAGGAATACCTTTATTAGATGTTTCTGATGATGGAAAAGCTCGGTTAAGATATGTGTTCGATATTTCTGATACCCACACGACAAAGTACACTGTAAAAGATGTGAACTTATGGAGATATGATGAAGAAAAGGACAATGAGGCACTAATAAATATTGAAAGACGTGAAGATATATCACCAGAAGACAGTTCAAAGGATATCCGGTATAGAGTTCATGAAATAGCAAAGCGTATTTGTGAATATGAGCAAAGTGATTTAGTTTCAGATATGGTTCAGTTTGCTGAAGATACTTACATCGAAGAATTAGATGAGTTTAATATTCGTGTCATGGCAAGCAAGCTACTGGAGAACTCGGTGGCTTTTCAGTTGATGGAACGGATGGAGCTTGATCCAGAAGATTACTTTGAGGCTGATGATTTTGCTGATATTATCAATCTGAATTCTTCAACTTTAACATCTTTGATTTCTACTAACACATCAAGAATCACAAAAGATTTTCTATCTGATTTAAGCAAAAAAATGAGCAAAACAAAAACAAGACAAAATGATGTCCAGAATACCTTGATTAATGATCAAAGTAAGGTGTATAATGAAAATGAACAAAACAAGACAAAAATACAGTCCAGTATTGATGAAGGAGGTATCGTTAATGAAGACAATGACACTGGCAGGAGCGGAATACGAAGTAATGAACGAGATATTGAATCCAGTAGTGAAAACAACATCATTCGAGAAGAGTGGAGGAACATATCACCTTCAGGGAGAGATGTTAGTTCCGAACATAGAATTGACGAACAAGGCACAGAACCCGGTGGAGATCTACGGCAGAGCGAGGAAGAGATATCTGGAAGAAAACAAACCGGCACAGTATTCAGCAATGATAATCCAGGGAACACTTCAGAGTCACCTACAAGAAGTGGAAATTCAAGCAGAGAGACTTTTGGAGATGCAGACACCACAACTTCAGGAAGCATGGGAAGTGACAGAACAGATGAAAGCAACAGATCCGATGAAGTGGGTGGGGATGATGAACAATATCAAGTCAACCATCGAGGAAACGATTTACAGCGAGATCGTTTACAAGTAGACACAGAGCAGCTTGATTTATTTAAAACAGAAGAAGAGCAACTTAGGCGTATCGAGGAGACAGTAGAAAAAGAATCTACTGTCTTTTCTTTTTACCAATCAGATATTGAAGCTGAACTTCTTCGGGGTAGTGGTTTTGCTAATAGTAAGTTTAGGATTTATGAGTTCT from Petrocella atlantisensis includes:
- a CDS encoding CD1107 family mobile element protein codes for the protein MKRIRLMITTVFFITLLIVGYENVYAVEPVVETESEEEYEVISSVDEPVESNFTSKDYHVEGEDNQNYLVEGGNENAINLLATEQSTAGGTLTENTNIEGEEYDMTLPTEEDFDNKDPLELRQFITFETKSGKEFHIIIDHGKDEDNVRMLTEVSEQDLLNLIEAQADIEIELIEAIPEATVEDDTQEAGEEEIPKDVVTEDSVTGEPTETPVDSSLIIIIVAALVSGIAGWYFKIFKPKRAAAFEDEVDEADYLEDDEAYEDDDYE
- a CDS encoding DUF6075 family protein gives rise to the protein MLKIMFNSKEHEEFYLEMLSKFRIVQVYHKAFFYCMGACDVTRDNIDALFDFQTGGIRPDNLHQGFQTGTSYKVTRMAFNLWNGYVEEGEEKLMSPSELFACTYGDEFHQAIQLRYPEYNREQEVDIVSVVEKLARKRQETSGQVDQKFLAESKDGER
- a CDS encoding DNA topoisomerase 3, with the translated sequence MKLVIAEKPSVAISIAKVLGARDKKQGYITGNGYIVSWCVGHLVSLSKPEEYDERFAKWNKSDLPILPDEWKLSVKEGTKQQYRVLTKLIASDEVTSLVEATDAGREGELIFRLVYDHSKCSKPYQRLWISSMEDSAIKEGFNQLQDGTTYENLYQSAIARTKADWLVGLNATRLFTTTYHTKLSVGRVQTPTLAMIVERDEKINNFKKEKFYHVELDLGDFKLRSEKIKTIDEAKVIAHSCQGKSVVISELTKELKKNKPPALFDLTSLQRETNRMFGYTAKQTLDYTQSLYEKKLVTYPRTDSRFITEDMKDSVVNLLPIADNPAAYDVNRIINNKKVSDHHAIIPTKQSLKLEELKIPNSELNVLKLIQTKLLIAVCLEHVYEAVNVKADVDGMTFTATTKVIVEMGFKKIEQDFRKEMGLKVDEDKNNNSRLTKINEGDTFKIIGIENIEGTTSPPKRFTEDTLLSAMERAGIEELDDSLETEKQGLGTPATRAAIIEKLISTLYVERKKKNLIATSKGVELIRIVPDKLKSAQITAQWENKLTEISDGIRSADDFLEEIRNEVIDLVDNLEVQGNPDSFKIEKEVIGKCPRCGTDIYEGNKNFYCSNRDCKFSMWKEDKFFTNKKKKLTKSIAKALLSKGNTKVNKLYSDKKDTYYDAKVVLNDTGVWVNYKLEFK
- a CDS encoding YodL domain-containing protein, producing MNKDSKDMFDIYQVKHGAAFRDFGFENLERLKSRDLKVEYSNYDFIYSGKLQEGMNLEDIYTKFNIDRPDDFKGHSLSVSDVVVLVKDGETTAHFVDSFGFKEVPEFVNEREAARKSRSSVLSALKENKPSSEKTKTDKTKEKRNSIEER
- a CDS encoding TnpV protein yields the protein MLVPNIELTNKAQNPVEIYGRARKRYLEENKPAQYSAMIIQGTLQSHLQEVEIQAERLLEMQTPQLQEAWEVTEQMKATDPMKWVGMMNNIKSTIEETIYSEIVYK